Proteins from a genomic interval of Salinivibrio kushneri:
- the gorA gene encoding glutathione-disulfide reductase, producing the protein MAKHFDYICIGGGSGGIASANRAAMHGANVALIEAKHLGGTCVNVGCVPKKVMWHGAQVAEALNLYASDYGFDVDVKGFNWSTLVDNREAYIGRIHNAYDNVLGKNNIDVIRGFARFVDNHTVEVDGEHYTADHFLIAVGGTPTIPNIPGAELGIDSDGFFALPEQPKRVAVVGAGYIAVEIAGVLHALGSDTHLFVRKDRPLRTFDPMVTDTLVEVMEKEGPTLHTQHVPVSVTEESDGSLTLAFENGTTHNTDTLIWAIGRHPTTDKINLGATDVQTTADGYIKVDPYQTTSVPHIHCVGDIMDGGIELTPVAVKSGRLLSERLFNGQTHAKMDYDLVPTVVFSHPPIGTIGLSEPEARAKYGDDNVKVYTSSFAAMYTAVTQHRQPCKMKLVCAGDEEKVVGLHGIGFTVDEMIQGFAVAMKMGATKADFDSVVAIHPTGSEEFVTMR; encoded by the coding sequence ATGGCAAAGCATTTCGACTACATCTGTATCGGTGGCGGCAGCGGCGGTATTGCCTCAGCCAACCGTGCTGCGATGCACGGTGCTAACGTCGCCCTTATTGAAGCAAAACACCTTGGCGGCACCTGCGTAAACGTAGGTTGTGTGCCTAAAAAAGTCATGTGGCATGGCGCCCAAGTCGCTGAAGCGCTTAACCTCTATGCATCAGACTACGGCTTTGATGTGGATGTAAAAGGCTTTAATTGGTCAACCTTAGTGGATAATCGTGAAGCCTACATCGGCCGTATTCACAACGCCTACGACAACGTACTGGGCAAAAATAATATCGATGTCATCCGTGGCTTTGCCCGCTTTGTCGACAACCACACGGTGGAAGTGGATGGCGAGCACTATACCGCCGATCATTTTTTGATCGCAGTAGGCGGCACGCCCACGATTCCAAATATTCCGGGGGCAGAATTAGGGATCGACTCCGATGGCTTCTTTGCCCTTCCCGAGCAGCCTAAACGCGTGGCCGTAGTCGGTGCCGGTTACATCGCGGTCGAAATCGCCGGTGTACTGCATGCCTTAGGCTCTGATACCCACTTGTTTGTGCGTAAAGATCGCCCACTGCGTACCTTCGACCCTATGGTGACCGACACCTTGGTCGAGGTAATGGAAAAAGAAGGCCCTACCCTTCACACCCAACATGTGCCCGTGTCGGTCACTGAAGAAAGTGATGGTAGCCTAACTCTGGCCTTTGAAAACGGCACCACCCACAACACGGACACCCTGATCTGGGCGATTGGCCGCCATCCGACCACGGATAAAATCAACCTCGGCGCGACCGACGTGCAGACCACGGCCGATGGCTACATCAAGGTTGACCCGTATCAGACCACCAGCGTCCCGCACATTCACTGTGTCGGTGATATTATGGATGGCGGGATTGAGCTGACGCCAGTCGCCGTCAAATCCGGACGCTTACTCTCAGAGCGTCTGTTTAACGGCCAAACGCATGCCAAAATGGACTATGATTTGGTTCCCACTGTCGTCTTTAGCCACCCGCCAATCGGCACCATTGGTTTGAGCGAGCCAGAGGCACGCGCCAAGTACGGCGATGATAACGTTAAGGTCTATACCTCCAGCTTTGCGGCCATGTACACCGCGGTTACTCAGCACCGTCAACCTTGTAAGATGAAACTGGTTTGCGCGGGCGATGAAGAAAAAGTGGTCGGTCTGCACGGTATTGGCTTTACCGTTGATGAAATGATTCAAGGTTTTGCGGTAGCGATGAAGATGGGCGCCACCAAAGCAGACTTTGATAGTGTGGTCGCGATTCACCCTACCGGGTCAGAAGAGTTTGTCACCATGCGCTAA